The Thalassotalea psychrophila genome window below encodes:
- a CDS encoding MaoC family dehydratase yields MIKFNEVNVGDQLPILTTNPISRTTLALFAGASGDHNPIHIDLDFAKRAGLNDVIAHGMLSMAYLGRLLTGWVPQNAIKGIEVRFTAITQVFAKITCSGIVKEKLIRDGKQIIQILVEAKDEHNEVKVSGIAEIQID; encoded by the coding sequence ATGATTAAGTTCAATGAAGTTAACGTAGGTGACCAACTACCTATATTAACCACCAACCCCATTTCTCGTACTACTTTGGCATTGTTTGCTGGCGCATCAGGCGATCATAACCCGATACATATAGATTTAGATTTTGCCAAACGTGCAGGGCTCAATGATGTGATTGCCCATGGCATGCTATCTATGGCTTATTTGGGACGTTTATTAACGGGCTGGGTACCACAAAATGCCATCAAGGGGATTGAAGTTCGTTTTACCGCAATTACACAGGTTTTTGCAAAAATAACCTGTAGTGGCATTGTCAAAGAAAAATTAATACGCGATGGCAAACAAATCATTCAAATACTGGTTGAAGCGAAAGATGAGCATAACGAAGTTAAAGTTTCAGGCATTGCTGAAATACAAATCGATTAA
- a CDS encoding TetR/AcrR family transcriptional regulator, with translation MISQNRITDPSSPRGKLLASAAKLFKKKGYSKTTVRDLAAEVSILSGSIFHHFKNKDEILFAVMNEVVIAMDEALKSEIKKAHTTLDKIRVLIYIELQFIHGKTSNATAVLLHEWRALIPEKQQQILSSRADYFQLWDEVLIQAKSEGLIEVEPEYLRHFLHGALTWTSHWYQAGGELSIDGLTDRVLILALKNNIDQ, from the coding sequence TTGATATCTCAAAATCGCATTACAGATCCGAGCAGCCCCCGTGGCAAATTGCTTGCGTCTGCCGCAAAGTTATTTAAAAAGAAAGGTTACAGTAAAACAACTGTACGAGATTTAGCCGCAGAAGTGAGCATACTTTCAGGCAGTATATTTCATCACTTTAAAAATAAAGACGAGATCCTGTTTGCAGTGATGAACGAAGTTGTGATCGCCATGGATGAAGCACTTAAATCAGAAATTAAAAAAGCACATACGACTCTAGATAAAATTCGCGTTTTAATTTATATCGAATTGCAGTTTATTCATGGTAAAACCTCAAATGCTACCGCCGTTTTATTACATGAGTGGCGAGCATTAATCCCGGAAAAACAGCAGCAAATCTTATCTTCCCGGGCAGACTATTTTCAATTGTGGGATGAAGTATTAATTCAGGCTAAATCTGAGGGACTAATCGAAGTTGAGCCTGAATATCTTCGTCACTTTCTACATGGTGCTCTCACCTGGACTTCTCATTGGTATCAAGCCGGTGGTGAATTGTCTATCGATGGCTTAACTGATCGTGTCTTGATCCTGGCATTAAAAAATAATATTGATCAGTGA
- a CDS encoding MaoC family dehydratase N-terminal domain-containing protein yields the protein MLNKAAIGKSFPPVIAEVEKGRLRFFAKAIGEANPIYTCELAAKSAGYPSLPLAPTFLFSLKMDVPEPFGNYESIGVSLSKVLHANQAFAYHQDVIAGDTLRFDSEVTDIYDKRNGLLEFLVEKTKVSNQHGDHVADLTTTLVVRN from the coding sequence ATGTTAAATAAAGCCGCTATAGGCAAATCATTTCCTCCGGTTATTGCAGAGGTTGAAAAAGGTCGGTTACGATTTTTCGCTAAAGCTATCGGTGAGGCTAACCCTATTTACACCTGTGAATTGGCTGCGAAATCGGCTGGTTATCCATCTCTTCCTCTTGCTCCCACTTTTTTATTTAGTTTAAAAATGGATGTGCCTGAGCCGTTTGGCAATTATGAAAGCATTGGCGTTTCGTTATCTAAGGTATTACATGCGAATCAGGCATTTGCATATCATCAGGACGTTATTGCCGGAGATACTTTGAGGTTCGACTCTGAAGTTACTGATATATACGATAAAAGAAATGGATTACTCGAGTTCTTAGTAGAAAAAACTAAAGTATCAAACCAGCATGGCGATCATGTTGCTGATTTAACAACAACACTTGTTGTGCGTAATTAA
- a CDS encoding AraC family transcriptional regulator encodes MLREPLKTSKKSHNNDQLFITNKFVRDFSFIGESIGLERVEFAKIIGLSLADIDEPQGIVPKNYLINSYNTLLEFSDDEFLGAGMSKLPRGTVALMVKSACLDVNLEQALESVAQVLKVSQSTVGLHTIVDDSLVRIQFLPDVKDPRFYDLICSLFIYVCSDVLSVLIKKEIPLAYAYFSCSDAINVSDYQYMFDCPIAFNKPQCEIAFDKSILKQPIRCNYQKVKQYLEVPLSLAKYKHETLDFIRQIKDFLANSPNAQFPSQQQLAQNLGMSVRTLQRKLADENNSYMEIKDTVRQRKATFYLEHTEKNINEVAEKCGFSEMASFTRAFTRWTGTTPSRYNKLI; translated from the coding sequence GTGTTGAGAGAACCTTTAAAGACAAGTAAAAAATCACATAACAATGATCAGTTATTTATTACCAATAAGTTTGTTCGTGACTTTAGTTTTATCGGCGAATCTATTGGTTTAGAAAGAGTAGAGTTTGCAAAAATAATAGGGCTATCTTTAGCCGACATTGATGAACCGCAAGGCATCGTCCCTAAGAATTACCTGATTAATAGTTACAATACCTTACTTGAGTTTTCAGATGATGAGTTTTTAGGTGCCGGTATGTCAAAATTGCCTCGGGGCACGGTCGCTCTAATGGTAAAATCGGCATGTCTGGATGTAAACCTGGAGCAAGCATTAGAATCCGTTGCACAAGTATTGAAGGTATCACAGTCTACCGTAGGCTTACATACGATTGTTGATGATTCATTAGTACGTATTCAATTTTTACCCGACGTTAAAGATCCCCGTTTTTATGATTTAATTTGTAGTTTGTTTATTTATGTTTGTTCTGACGTATTATCTGTTTTAATTAAAAAAGAGATCCCTTTGGCGTATGCATATTTTTCCTGCAGTGATGCGATTAATGTCAGTGACTATCAATATATGTTTGATTGTCCGATTGCATTTAATAAGCCACAGTGTGAAATAGCGTTTGATAAAAGCATACTAAAACAACCAATTCGCTGTAATTATCAAAAAGTAAAACAATACCTGGAAGTGCCGCTGTCTCTGGCTAAATATAAACACGAAACCCTGGATTTTATTCGTCAAATAAAAGATTTTCTTGCAAACTCCCCCAATGCGCAGTTTCCAAGTCAGCAACAGCTTGCCCAAAATTTAGGTATGTCAGTTAGAACATTGCAGCGAAAATTAGCAGATGAAAATAACAGCTATATGGAAATAAAAGATACCGTTCGCCAACGTAAAGCCACGTTTTATCTTGAGCATACTGAAAAAAATATAAATGAAGTTGCAGAAAAATGTGGTTTCAGCGAAATGGCTTCCTTTACCCGAGCATTCACCCGCTGGACAGGAACTACGCCTTCGAGATACAACAAGCTCATTTAA